Proteins from one Limanda limanda chromosome 9, fLimLim1.1, whole genome shotgun sequence genomic window:
- the lpla gene encoding lipoprotein lipase, whose protein sequence is MGEENRIFWTVWIILVNVIAAFSTTPEATTGFVNTTAFTTPLPTTAEWITDFTDIVTKFSLRTADIPDDDMCYIVAGRPETIEECKFNDQMQSFILIHGWTVTGMFESWVPKLVSALYERVPNANVIVVDWLTRANQHYSTSAAYTKLVGRDVAKFVTWIQNELQLPWERIHLVGYSLGAHVAGIAGDLTDHKISRITGLDPAGPTFEHADEQSILSRDDAQFVDVLHTNTRGSPDRSIGIQRSVGHIDIYPNGGTFQPGCDIQNMLMTISMGGIKGLQNMDQLVKCSHERSVHLYIDSLLSTEQQTVAYRCNSKEAFNKGMCLNCRKNRCNKLGYNINKVRTTRSTKMYLKTRDMMPYKVFHYQVKMHFFSKDRLSFTEQPLKISLFGTSGEKEDIPFVLPVLNGNATFSFLITTDVNIGDLMIVKLRWEKDSIISWSFWSSSQFHIRKMRIKSGETQSRVIFSPKEGEFAYLVRGGDETVFVKSKEDNMSRKEKLIHKLKMQGSSFVQNNA, encoded by the exons ATGGGAGAAGAAAATAGGATTTTTTGGACTGTATGGATAATTTTGGTCAACGTCATTGCAGCTTTTTCTACCACCCCTGAAGCCACCACTGGGTTTG TAAACACTACAGCCTTCACTACTCCGCTGCCAACCACCGCTGAATGGATCACAGACTTCACTGACATTGTGACCAAGTTCTCCCTGCGCACAGCCGACATCCCTGATGATGACATGTGCTACATTGTGGCCGGGAGGCCAGAGACCATTGAGGAGTGTAAATTCAATGACCAGATGCAGAGTTTCATCTTGATACATGGCTGGACG GTAACAGGGATGTTTGAGAGCTGGGTGCCCAAGCTGGTGTCTGCACTGTACGAACGGGTTCCCAACGCTAATGTGATTGTGGTGGACTGGCTGACCCGCGCCAACCAGCACTACTCGACCTCCGCAGCCTACACTAAACTGGTGGGACGTGATGTCGCCAAGTTCGTAACCTGGATACAA AATGAGCTGCAGTTGCCCTGGGAGAGGATTCACCTGGTGGGTTACAGTCTGGGAGCACATGTGGCTGGAATTGCTGGCGACCTCACCGACCATAAAATTAGCAGGATCACAG GCCTGGATCCGGCCGGTCCCACCTTCGAGCACGCTGACGAACAGAGCATTCTGTCCCGTGACGATGCCCAGTTCGTGGACGTCCTGCACACCAACACCAGGGGCTCCCCGGACCGCAGCATCGGCATCCAGAGGTCCGTGGGACACATCGATATTTACCCCAACGGAGGCACCTTCCAGCCGGGCTGCGACATCCAGAATATGTTGATGACAATCTCAATGGGGGGGATCAAGGGCCTCCAAA ATATGGACCAGCTCGTCAAATGCTCCCACGAGCGCTCAGTCCACCTGTACATCGACTCTCTGCTGAGCACCGAGCAGCAGACCGTGGCGTACCGCTGCAACTCCAAAGAGGCCTTCAACAAGGGAATGTGCCTCAACTGCAGGAAGAACCGCTGCAACAAGCTCGGCTACAACATCAACAAGGTCCGCACCACCCGCAGCACCAAGATGTACCTCAAGACCCGCGACATGATGCCCTACAAAG TTTTCCATTACCAAGTGAAGATGCATTTCTTCAGTAAGGACCGTCTGAGCTTCACCGAGCAGCCATTGAAGATCTCTCTGTTTGGAACcagtggagagaaggaggacatcCCCTTTGTCCT GCCGGTGCTGAATGGTAACGCCACCTTCTCTTTCCTGATCACCACTGACGTCAATATCGGAGACTTGATGATCGTGAAGCTGCGCTGGGAGAAGGACTCAATCATCAGCTGGTCTTTCTGGAGCAGCAGCCAGTTCCACATCCGGAAAATGCGCATCAAGTCTGGGGAGACCCAGTCCAG GGTGATCTTTAGTCCGAAGGAAGGAGAGTTTGCCTACCTGGTCAGGGGAGGAGATGAAACAGTGTTTGTCAAGTCAAAAGAAGACAACATGAGCCGTAAAGAGAAATT GATCCACAAGCTGAAAATGCAAGGGAGTAGTTTTGTGCAGAACAACGCTTGA